The sequence below is a genomic window from Schistocerca nitens isolate TAMUIC-IGC-003100 chromosome 4, iqSchNite1.1, whole genome shotgun sequence.
CATTACTACTGCAAACTGGCACAGTTAATTCTGTAACTCTTTTAATGGCAATAAATACAGAATGACTTAATACTTCCACTAATGATAGCTATCACCAAACACAGGGGAAATAACCCAGTAGTATTCAAATATATCATTAGGAGTACAGTTAAAGAGCTTACTATGTAATTCAACACACAGGCATAACAGTGCTGCATGTGGAATCAGCAACAAGGAATGGGAATGAAAGACAAATTTGTCGAGAGGTTTCTGATAATTGTTGTAGTGCGCCTATTAAGGTGCAGACATGCCTGGTGCAGGAGAGGGAAGAGAGAGGTAGAAGGAGGGGTCTCAAATTAAGTTCTAGGAAACTACCTTCTACATTTCTCTTGTTAAGTATCTCAAACAACTACTACATACAATATTGGGCATCTCATTTAAGGTGCACATCATTCAGTATAGGCAACGtagaacaaatttaatttttgagaAGTCTGATACATCTTACAATCCTTCACTGACCTTACAAAAGCCATTGTTTGTATGAACCACTCTTAATACTCTTTGAAATTAGAATGAGGTAGAGTTAACAAGACTGTTTTGACGTCCTCCAGGTATTACAGAGAGAAAGTGGGGGTGGTTGTTACATCCAATACAGCAAAGTATTTCAGAGAATGGAGGACAATTTTGTGAAGTATCATTCTAGGCCCAATCCTCGTTTCATATAGTAATTTATCCTTAAATATCAAGAATATTCAAGTGATGCACAGGTACTCATTGACTTTGCAACAAACGAACAAATTATCCTGAGTGTTGGTACCTTACATAAATTAGAATGCTTGTTATTGAATAAACTTGGGCATAATGAACACTAGGTTCAGAATTTGTCCCAGTATGACAGATGTTTTGGGAAGTGGGGGTGGAGGGACTATCATCAGCTATCACAGTAACATGATAAATTCACAATGACCAATATTGTTCTATGCTACTTCTAAGGATGCTAGAAAGACAATCTACCATAGCTCCTTTATAGCCTATTGTAATGtagggcatcatattttgggggtaGGCAAATAGCATTAGCAgaatatttctacaaaaaataattATCAAACACACACACCATCGCCAAGCAGACAAGTAAATGCATGTTTTTCTTATCTTTACATTTATCAAATTCTATCACTCGGTATCTACATGCTTATGATATGATAAAGCTATTTTTAGTGAATATGGAATGAATGTACACAGTGTGTGCATTTCATCTCTCTGATGTTTTGAATGTATACTTCCTACGAGTCATGTATAATGTTGACTAGTAGTTAAGATTGTATTCAGATTCTGGATGTGGCTCTAAATCACAAAAAGTTGTATGTACGAAATAGTGAAAACATCAAATGGAAAGAGGATGTATTAATTATAAAAAAACAACACTGGGGAAATATATTTATGAAACTATGACAAAGTGCCAACACTAATTCATAGGCATTTAATTCTTAGCATATTTTTTTCCAACAGAGAAAGTAATATATGATCATAAACTCCACCCTCAACTGCATTTAAGAAACAATAGTCTAAGGAAACATACCATACTACAAAAAATTGTCAACATACAAACTAGGGCTCAGGAGTATCTAGATCATCATCACTCTATAACCCTTCAGAGAATATCTTGGGATATTTATTACTAAATACAATAAGAAAATATCATTAACACAAAATAAGTGTAAAATCATGAACCAACAATGGAATTAAATATTCTTCAGCGAGAGATCCTCAGTTCATCCCCACAAAGTGTCAATTTAAAAACTTGGTCCAAGACTGACAAACCACAATACAAGCACAAGGCGCTAATAAAGATTTGACACTTCATCAATAATACCATCCTGAGGAGCACTGAATATGGAAAATCTAGCATGGAAAATGTATTTAGTAACACCAGCAGGCTTTGTTTCTGCAACATGCTATATTCACAAATACTCTAAAAGAATGCCTTGAGGTGAATGTATgaaaagcattttaaaaacataACACTAATGATTTTACTATACTTCTCATGGAGTCACAAACACAAATTCTACCTATCAAAAAATTATTCTACCTGTAACCATAACACAGGACAGAAGCACAACAGAATTACTGGTataaactgtaattaatttatgatGAGCTGGCAATTATGTCAATTTGCATTTTAATTTGATAACTTGGTTGGAAAAAAACCAAAGCTGGAATTATCTATATTACAATCAAACTGCCTGGCTATTGTAGGAAATATGTCGCACAGTACCACATACCCCTGTCTGTATTTTTCACATTATTAGTCGAAGAAAATAAGCACAAATATGAAGAGATACAAAAGTTATTTATTGGAAAATTCCCATAGGCAACTGAATTCATGTGATCTTAGAACAGTTAATTTGTTACACTGTAGCAAACAAAGAATGAACAAGACAATGAATGATGtggtacaataaaaaatgtaaatgtaacatgCTTAACCAAGAATTAAATTAACATAACTGCGTTCacaaaaactgatttttatttacatctgAAGAACTTAATTTACATCTATAGCACATGGAAATTAAGACAGTTTCTTTGCTTTCTGGTACAAAGTGTCCACCACCTTTCCCATGCTATGTATTGTTTCTAGAGCTGTTTCATATGTCTTGTCCACTGGAGTGTCTTCAAACACAATAAGAACACCTTCACCTTGGTCCAATATACCATGAAACTTTTTGTCAAGGATCATCTGCGACAATTTCTTCTCCACTTGTTGCATTGGGAGTTTAATAGACTGAGATATGTATTCCACTTGAACTCTGGAATATGGTTCAATAATACGGCAAAGATTTTGTTCTAACATATTGTCATACAATGTTCCTAAATGTGCACGCACAATCACATCATCTTCTAACTCTTTCTTAAAGGTTTTaagagcatgttgaaaatcagcaaGTGACCTCTTGTGACTGGCTTGAGCCACAGACTTCATTGCCTCTATATCCTTGCCTGCATACTTCAACGCCAATTTACCACTTATAATTTGATGTACGTCTTCAGGATTGTTCAGCATTATTTTCGAAAGTAACATATACTTGAGAGCTGTCAACGCTTTTGGACATTCCACACTGTCGTAACCTTCAAATGCTTCATAGAAGTAAGAATATGCTGTCTTAAAGTCCTTTTCATCAGCAGCATGAAGAATCCCAGACTGCAGATCCAATGATGCTTGCAACTTTGGGGGGCAGTAAATAGCATTTGCCGTTGTTCTTGCTGATGTAAGTGCTGCTCGTGCTTTGGGAAGATTACTTAGAGCGtggtatgttttactttccagaagctgGACTTCCACAAGCAGATTTTTATCATCCAGTTTCTTCAACTCCTTTAGCAGAGTAGATCCAAGAGATAAAGCTTCTGAAAACATGCCAGTGTCGAAGTACAGGGCTATGAGCCGAGCCTCCAGCGATTGCCTCAAGAacgttcttctttcttcttttgcccATTCTATACACTCTTTACACAACTGCACTTCTATTCCTATGCCAGCTTCTAAATCTAAGAAAAAGTCAACAAGTGATCTCACCAATTTTGCTGCCTTGGCTTTGCTTATATGGCTTAAAAAAGGCCTAGTTGCTTTGATTAGGTCAGCAAGCTCCTTAGCTTTACCTTCCTTCTTGTACAGCTCACCAAGTTGCAAGATGCCTTGCTCCTTAACTCGGATGGTATCTTCGTCATTCTCGGCAATTTCTTGATCCCGCACAATTTTATTCAGCAAATCAATACCTTCTTCTCTATTTGTGCTGGAAACAGCACGGGCCCTCTCGAATAACATTGCACCAGCCATTTtggctagaaccgctctgtcatcaGAGAGTAAATCGCATGAAAATCTTTGGCAAAGTTGTGTACATCATGGATAATGCCAGTACAATTTTCGTAAAGATTGCATTGTTCCTCGATGATAGCTTCACTAGAGAGTACTATTATCACTAAACGTACGTTTCTTAATCTTAGCATTATTTttgttaaagcaaaactgattctttattgaaaaattttatttgtttataatatttataatattacAGAGACCTATGTGTGCCttaaaatttatcaaataaatataatttaatttttgaattaaGTATGAAATGGTTTTTCCAATAGGTACAACACTGGTTACATCCGGTGGCGATTGTCTTTGGTGAATACTGCCGTTGCTAGTCAACGGAAGGTGCAACTTTTTGGGATTGCGCGCTAGGTATTGAAAGGACGCCATTTTAGTAAATTGTGTTATATGTACGAAGCAAGAATTTTTTGGTACGAGTTAAATCTTCCAAGGCATGAGTGACAGGGAGGTGAGTTAGCTGGTTCATGTACTCATTTTGCGAGATATCTATTTTTGGTTGCATACATTTCAGCGTTGCCCGGCATTGAGGTAAATCGTGAGTAACATGCGATCAATATACATATTTGTAAGATAGTTCTGAATTTTGTTTTTGACTGGTACTATTTACCTAGGTAGAACAATGCTTTAGAAGTAACATTTCGGTATTTGCAGTTACGTTggaagtattttatttaaatgcatTTTAAACTTTTCAGTGAATAGGCAGATTCATTGAGTACTTATATTTGCAAGAAAATCAGAGCTGATAGTAATCTTTTTGTTGGATGTCGCAGTACAATTTGAAATTTAACACCGTCGTAATGAATACAAATCGTTTTTTGTTGAGGACCCCAATGTGCAGAACGCGCCATTTTCGTGATAGCTTCTCGGCATTGAGTAACTATAAACTGCTCCGCTGACAAAACTGTTTACAAAATTGAGAAAaataaatctgattatttattgcatTTTCACTCGTTCAACTTCTACAAACTTAGTGATTACTTTTTAAATATCACAGTTTACTGGTTTGTTGTTATAATTTTGTTAATCTAAAGCGTCAACGTGACGGTGAAAGACCTATGTGCGTTATGGCTCTTTTAATTTATTCTTGCCTGGCGCCATATAACAAGCACATTATGTGCGTTCAAGTATGTCTTGCCAAAATTTGTTCTCTTAGTGATGAATTAATAATCtgaattgtataatttttttgaaagttgcccaagaatttttcagtttgtatgtgtgtttgtattttgttttgtgtaaCTGAAGCGCTTTATTTTGTGGCATTGTTTGTTCTAATGTGTATGGGTACAATATTGTATGTTAATGTAAGAATACTTCTTAAGCGTGAAACAttcacaacatttttatattttcgcaatTTTGTGTGCAGCATAGCCCAAGTCATAGCGGATCTAATCACAGCCCTCCGGCTAATGATAAGACCCCCACACCACCTAATTCTAGAGAGCAATCAAGGAGCCGTTCTCGCTCATACAGCCAACACAGATCACATCATAAAGGAAAATCTTATTCTCGTTCAAGGTATGTTGGCGTATTGTATAGCTTCAATCTTGTTTCATGAAAGAAACTATTAGACAAAATACACATAGGAAAATTAAATATGGTGCCTTGGTTATTTAATTTGTAAAGAACTTTTCACAATGTGGACAGTGTTGTGCATGCTCCCCGCAATGTATGTTAAATATTTAATGTATCGATTTTTGCTATTTACTATtaacaataaatgaataatttcAAAAGGATTTGACTTTGccaaaaataaaaaagcttttaaTTTGAAGTGAATTTTGAACTGGTAGCAGAGCCATTTACAGTTCATTGTTGTATTTTTACAGTTAGAAAGAACTGGTGCTAAGTATATAGAGTGTGACAGTCCTTCTGGGGAATTTGAAGAGTTTTATGAAATCATAGGGAATTGTTTTAAACTGAGCATGGGAATTTAATTTTATTGGGTTTTATAAATCAGTTTTAAAATGTTAATACTTCAAAACATGCAAGTATTTAAACATTAATTCAAATACATTCAGTGACCAAAAACTGTGATTAAACGGTAGCAGAGAAGAGAGTTGTTACTTTGGAATGCTGAACTCCCAACCTGTCACTGTAATTTCTCTGGGATTgtcacgccaccacctctccttgaAAGATTTCTGGCATGTCTACTACGTACTGCATAGAACATGTAGTCTTGCTTTATTCAGCTCACTCGAACAGATACATTATTCAGTGTACAAATAAGGAACTGGCATCATTGAGTTCTGGAAGAGTTGCACTATGTTTAGATTTTAATTTCACATACAGCAACAAATTAAGATGTGTGGAAAAATGCATTTTCTGGCAATATTACAGAATT
It includes:
- the LOC126252786 gene encoding 26S proteasome non-ATPase regulatory subunit 11-like, giving the protein MAGAMLFERARAVSSTNREEGIDLLNKIVRDQEIAENDEDTIRVKEQGILQLGELYKKEGKAKELADLIKATRPFLSHISKAKAAKLVRSLVDFFLDLEAGIGIEVQLCKECIEWAKEERRTFLRQSLEARLIALYFDTGMFSEALSLGSTLLKELKKLDDKNLLVEVQLLESKTYHALSNLPKARAALTSARTTANAIYCPPKLQASLDLQSGILHAADEKDFKTAYSYFYEAFEGYDSVECPKALTALKYMLLSKIMLNNPEDVHQIISGKLALKYAGKDIEAMKSVAQASHKRSLADFQHALKTFKKELEDDVIVRAHLGTLYDNMLEQNLCRIIEPYSRVQVEYISQSIKLPMQQVEKKLSQMILDKKFHGILDQGEGVLIVFEDTPVDKTYETALETIHSMGKVVDTLYQKAKKLS